From Enterococcus wangshanyuanii, the proteins below share one genomic window:
- a CDS encoding DNA-3-methyladenine glycosylase I → MKKDQPSKFDWYHKQWGKPTHDDRLLFILLTVGTFQAGLSWKAAAGKLDVFLRNFHNMDIQKVAAMMPDDVEKIMQDPEMIRNPRKINATIQNAQAIVAVQKEYGSFAEYMWDFVGGVPRLNVYEEAYQVPNVSPLSKNVAKNMKQHGFTFVGPVVTYMFMKASGMIQDEVLNQDGRSVK, encoded by the coding sequence ATGAAAAAAGACCAACCGTCAAAATTCGACTGGTACCATAAACAATGGGGAAAACCTACACATGATGACCGCTTGCTTTTTATTTTATTAACGGTAGGTACCTTTCAAGCAGGATTAAGCTGGAAGGCTGCAGCTGGTAAATTGGATGTCTTTTTGAGAAATTTCCACAATATGGACATTCAAAAAGTGGCTGCAATGATGCCAGACGATGTGGAAAAAATCATGCAGGACCCTGAAATGATTCGCAACCCAAGAAAAATCAACGCGACGATTCAAAATGCTCAAGCGATTGTAGCAGTACAAAAAGAATATGGCAGCTTTGCTGAGTATATGTGGGATTTTGTTGGCGGTGTTCCTCGTTTGAATGTTTATGAAGAAGCGTACCAAGTCCCTAATGTATCGCCGCTTTCCAAGAATGTTGCTAAAAATATGAAGCAGCATGGATTTACTTTTGTGGGACCAGTTGTTACTTACATGTTTATGAAAGCCAGTGGAATGATACAAGATGAAGTGTTGAATCAAGACGGTCGATCAGTAAAATAA
- a CDS encoding acyltransferase family protein, translating to MDLLLLLFLIFFFFNLSSNPTSKDQTLSVQTTSYLQCVLVFIIMLHHISQVTAGAPGSLLSNGLSVAGRLAVSVFFFISGYGLFKQYLVKKESYLKNFLQKRLGPLLFSYAFAMLIYFIYRRITGGLGVKDAIKSLVNGSPFVSNSWYVIAIIFFYLLFYLSGKLSRNKSMFIVFLFIGTALFFGITSYIGYGEWWYNAVFTFPVGALWASQEKRIVAVVGAKYRIYCAAIALLFSFFFYLDEIQPLIYFRELACILFAVLVIALSYKYWVNAPFFSMMKKMSFELYLYHGLMISALKTQAWLVEKRFLYGLLVVLFTVVISYLVRIVTNYLMKRFAAIGERTYGTLNAEIENNQS from the coding sequence ATGGATTTACTTTTGTTATTATTTTTGATTTTTTTCTTTTTCAACTTGTCATCGAATCCTACGAGTAAGGATCAGACATTATCCGTTCAAACGACGAGTTATCTGCAATGTGTATTGGTATTTATCATCATGCTTCATCATATTTCTCAAGTAACAGCAGGAGCACCAGGCTCACTTTTGTCTAATGGTTTATCCGTTGCGGGGCGTTTGGCTGTTTCCGTCTTCTTTTTTATTTCTGGGTACGGGCTTTTTAAGCAATACTTAGTGAAAAAAGAAAGTTATTTGAAAAATTTTCTTCAAAAGAGATTAGGACCATTGCTGTTTTCGTATGCTTTTGCCATGCTCATCTATTTTATTTATCGGAGGATCACTGGGGGATTGGGTGTTAAAGATGCGATCAAATCATTAGTCAACGGCAGTCCATTCGTGAGTAATAGCTGGTATGTTATAGCGATTATTTTTTTCTATCTATTATTTTATTTATCTGGAAAACTTTCTCGGAACAAATCAATGTTCATCGTATTTTTATTTATAGGGACAGCACTTTTCTTTGGTATTACAAGCTACATCGGTTATGGGGAATGGTGGTATAATGCTGTGTTTACATTTCCGGTAGGTGCGTTGTGGGCGTCTCAAGAAAAAAGAATCGTAGCAGTCGTAGGGGCTAAATACAGAATATATTGTGCAGCGATTGCATTGCTGTTCAGCTTTTTCTTTTATTTGGATGAAATTCAACCGTTGATCTATTTTAGAGAGCTTGCATGTATTTTATTTGCCGTTTTAGTGATTGCACTTAGTTATAAATACTGGGTGAATGCTCCCTTCTTTTCTATGATGAAAAAGATGTCCTTTGAGCTTTACCTTTATCATGGGCTGATGATATCAGCTTTAAAAACACAAGCATGGCTTGTTGAAAAACGCTTTCTGTATGGCCTATTGGTCGTACTGTTCACAGTCGTTATTTCTTATTTAGTTAGGATCGTTACAAATTATCTAATGAAACGCTTTGCGGCAATAGGTGAAAGAACATATGGTACGTTAAATGCCGAAATCGAAAATAACCAATCCTAG
- a CDS encoding PTS sugar transporter subunit IIC, giving the protein MNEWINEKVLPPVLKFVNTKAITALRNGMLYTMPFTIVGSIFLLLANLPIESVANWITESGLVVYFNQAYGASFAIMSVFAVIGIAYSYVKTEGFEGLPAGMISLVVFILFMSAEITDAESGVTIGNIINKDWTAGKGMITAIIVGLIVGWVYSWFLRHDIRIKLPEAVPENVANSFTALIPAAALITGAMFVYIFFDKVFKTTFFDFIYEVLQSPLQGVTDSLGGALVLGFLVPLFWFFGVHGSTIVGGIMGPILQANSLENTDILNAGKELTVANGGHIVTQQFLDQFLTVTGAGMTLGLVVYMVFFAKSAQFKQLGRLSIGPAVFNINEPITFATPIVMNPIMAIPFILTPVVSSIITYFALYTGLVPLFTAVQVPWTTPPIISGLLVGGWQAALLQAFVLTVGFFIYLPFARKMDAINYAQETNQPITEETLEEIEAQA; this is encoded by the coding sequence ATGAACGAATGGATCAATGAAAAAGTTCTACCACCAGTTTTAAAATTTGTGAATACCAAAGCGATCACAGCACTAAGAAATGGGATGCTGTATACCATGCCGTTTACGATCGTTGGTTCGATTTTCCTTTTATTAGCAAATCTGCCGATCGAATCGGTTGCTAACTGGATCACTGAAAGTGGTCTTGTCGTTTATTTCAATCAGGCTTATGGAGCTTCTTTTGCGATTATGTCTGTTTTCGCTGTTATTGGTATCGCTTATTCTTATGTTAAAACTGAAGGGTTTGAGGGATTACCTGCTGGGATGATTTCTCTTGTTGTGTTTATCTTATTCATGTCTGCTGAAATCACTGATGCAGAAAGTGGTGTAACGATCGGCAACATTATCAATAAAGATTGGACAGCTGGTAAAGGGATGATCACAGCGATCATCGTTGGTTTGATCGTCGGTTGGGTCTACAGCTGGTTCTTACGTCATGATATCCGCATTAAATTACCTGAAGCTGTACCAGAAAACGTAGCAAACTCATTTACAGCCTTGATCCCAGCTGCGGCTTTGATCACTGGTGCGATGTTTGTCTATATCTTCTTTGACAAAGTCTTTAAAACAACGTTCTTTGATTTTATTTACGAAGTACTGCAATCTCCACTTCAAGGAGTTACTGATTCATTAGGCGGCGCATTAGTTCTTGGCTTCTTAGTTCCTTTGTTCTGGTTCTTCGGCGTTCACGGATCAACGATCGTTGGTGGAATCATGGGACCTATTTTACAAGCAAACTCATTAGAAAATACAGATATTTTAAACGCTGGAAAAGAATTGACAGTTGCTAACGGTGGTCACATTGTTACCCAACAATTTTTAGATCAATTTTTGACTGTTACAGGTGCTGGAATGACCCTTGGTTTAGTGGTTTACATGGTATTCTTTGCAAAATCAGCGCAATTTAAACAATTAGGTCGTTTATCTATCGGACCTGCAGTCTTCAATATCAATGAACCGATCACTTTTGCCACACCGATCGTAATGAATCCTATCATGGCGATTCCATTTATTTTAACACCAGTCGTTTCTTCGATCATTACGTATTTTGCTTTATATACAGGTTTAGTTCCATTATTTACAGCCGTTCAAGTGCCTTGGACAACCCCTCCGATCATTTCTGGATTATTAGTAGGCGGTTGGCAAGCAGCCTTGTTACAAGCATTTGTTTTAACGGTTGGATTCTTTATCTACCTACCATTCGCTAGAAAAATGGATGCAATCAACTATGCTCAAGAAACAAATCAACCAATCACAGAAGAAACATTGGAAGAAATCGAAGCACAAGCGTAA
- a CDS encoding amino acid permease: MKTTTAFSPKRLIMIITMTVFSFSSLTTAFFLMGIKAVPFFIGAALFYFIPYAIIISEFTGVYKNHIGGLYQWLAGHLSEKVAFIASFLWYCSYFIWMISLFMKLWIPLSILLFGSDLTKKDIPLPFISSSVLIGLLSLIAVSVTFYFISRGFKGIASILYLSGVMMSLLVVISLSGNLWLWFTNSSAILPNLSASFTSGNHDPASKQSLMEQLSFLIFAITAFGGLDTIASLVDKTGAQKNRFPRLLISSSVLVVLCYFLGILLWSGGNNLAHLKANNTIHLGNLMYELMENLGYSIGKTLSLNHVYRQLLAQLFTRFTALTLLFSYISLLSTISYLPIRTLVEGTPNHYWHPWLKQKNRYDMPTNALLVQGILISLFILGISFGSHYVVALYNQLTLMTNISRAIPYLLVALAYPTFKKKQLAASQPISFIQSNKMSQVISYSVISSITLAIGFQLYQPLSQGEVMKSASLLIGPLLFTLIAYLLYKNFQLKREVYTLD; the protein is encoded by the coding sequence ATGAAAACTACTACTGCATTTAGTCCTAAACGTTTAATCATGATCATCACAATGACTGTCTTTTCTTTTTCCAGCTTGACTACTGCATTTTTCTTGATGGGAATCAAAGCTGTTCCTTTTTTTATCGGTGCTGCACTTTTTTATTTTATTCCTTACGCCATCATTATATCAGAATTTACTGGTGTATATAAAAATCATATTGGCGGTTTGTATCAGTGGTTAGCTGGACATCTGTCAGAAAAGGTTGCTTTTATTGCCTCTTTTTTGTGGTACTGCAGCTATTTCATCTGGATGATCAGTTTATTTATGAAACTTTGGATTCCTTTATCTATCTTGTTATTTGGGTCCGATTTAACGAAAAAAGACATCCCGCTACCATTTATCTCCTCCTCTGTTTTGATTGGACTATTGTCCTTGATCGCCGTTAGTGTGACTTTTTATTTTATCAGTCGCGGCTTTAAAGGGATCGCTTCTATTTTATATTTGAGCGGAGTCATGATGAGCCTATTAGTAGTCATCAGTCTTAGTGGAAATTTATGGTTATGGTTCACAAACAGTTCGGCTATTTTGCCCAACCTTTCTGCAAGTTTCACTAGTGGAAATCACGATCCTGCTTCTAAGCAATCATTAATGGAACAATTATCCTTTTTGATTTTTGCTATCACTGCTTTCGGAGGATTGGATACTATTGCCAGTTTAGTGGATAAGACTGGTGCACAAAAAAATCGGTTCCCACGGTTATTGATTTCAAGTAGTGTCCTTGTCGTACTTTGTTATTTTTTAGGAATTTTATTATGGAGTGGCGGAAATAATTTAGCTCACTTAAAAGCAAATAACACGATTCATTTAGGCAATCTTATGTATGAACTGATGGAAAATCTTGGCTACTCTATCGGAAAAACACTTTCTTTAAATCATGTGTATCGTCAACTTTTAGCACAACTATTCACCCGTTTTACTGCCTTGACCTTGCTATTTTCTTATATTAGTTTACTTTCAACAATCTCTTATCTCCCAATTCGAACACTCGTTGAGGGAACACCAAATCATTATTGGCATCCTTGGCTCAAACAAAAAAACAGATACGATATGCCGACAAATGCATTACTTGTTCAAGGAATCTTGATCAGCTTATTTATTTTGGGTATCAGTTTCGGTAGTCATTATGTGGTCGCTTTATACAATCAGCTAACCTTAATGACCAATATTTCAAGAGCGATCCCATATCTACTAGTTGCTCTTGCTTATCCTACATTCAAAAAGAAACAGCTAGCAGCTAGTCAGCCGATAAGTTTTATTCAATCTAATAAAATGAGTCAGGTGATTAGCTATAGTGTCATTTCCAGCATCACCTTAGCGATTGGTTTTCAATTATATCAGCCACTTTCTCAAGGAGAAGTGATGAAAAGCGCTTCTTTATTGATCGGTCCTTTATTATTTACACTGATTGCCTATCTGCTGTATAAAAATTTCCAGTTGAAACGGGAAGTGTATACATTAGATTAA
- a CDS encoding 6-phospho-beta-glucosidase: MSILRENFLWGGAVAAHQLEGGWDQGGKGISVADVMTVGANGVPRRITDGVLAGENYPNHEAIDFYHHYKEDVKLFADLGLNCFRTSIAWTRIFPNGDEAEPNEAGLQFYDDLFDECLKYGIEPVITLSHFEMPYHLVTEYGGWRNRKMIDFFAKFARVCFERYKDKVTYWMTFNEINNQANYAEDFAPFTNSGIKYQDGEDREKIMYQAAHYELVASAQAVKIGHEINPDFQIGCMIAMCPIYPYSCDPKDMMASVSAMQKRYWFTDVHVRGHYPSFMEKYLTRKGFELDITAEDLADLTQGCVDYIGFSYYMSFAIKDHDKGPAFDYDESKDLVKNPYVEASDWGWQIDPLGLRYAMNWFNERYELPLFIVENGFGAIDEVEPDGTINDQYRIDYLKAHIEMMKEAVEYDGIPLIGYTPWGFIDLVSAGTGEMKKRYGFIYVDKDNEGQGTLARSKKKSFDWYQQVIKSNGEIL, encoded by the coding sequence ATGTCGATATTAAGAGAGAATTTCCTTTGGGGCGGCGCTGTTGCTGCTCATCAATTAGAAGGTGGTTGGGATCAAGGCGGTAAAGGAATCAGCGTCGCTGATGTAATGACCGTCGGAGCAAATGGGGTTCCTAGAAGAATCACTGATGGCGTTTTAGCTGGAGAAAATTACCCAAATCATGAAGCAATCGATTTTTATCATCATTACAAAGAAGACGTAAAATTATTTGCCGATCTTGGATTGAATTGTTTCAGAACGTCGATTGCCTGGACACGGATTTTTCCTAACGGAGATGAAGCGGAGCCAAATGAAGCTGGCCTTCAGTTCTACGATGATTTGTTTGATGAATGCTTAAAATATGGGATCGAGCCTGTTATAACTTTGTCTCATTTTGAAATGCCTTATCATTTAGTAACAGAATACGGCGGCTGGCGCAATCGGAAAATGATCGACTTTTTTGCTAAATTTGCCCGAGTTTGTTTTGAGCGTTATAAAGATAAAGTCACGTATTGGATGACCTTCAATGAAATCAATAACCAAGCCAATTATGCAGAAGACTTTGCGCCTTTTACCAACTCCGGAATCAAGTATCAGGATGGAGAAGATCGTGAAAAAATCATGTACCAAGCGGCTCATTATGAGTTAGTCGCTAGTGCTCAGGCAGTCAAGATCGGTCATGAGATCAATCCTGATTTTCAAATCGGTTGTATGATCGCAATGTGCCCGATTTACCCTTATTCATGTGATCCAAAAGATATGATGGCTTCTGTCAGTGCCATGCAAAAACGTTATTGGTTTACAGATGTTCATGTGCGTGGACATTATCCAAGTTTCATGGAAAAATACCTGACACGTAAAGGATTTGAATTAGATATCACTGCAGAGGATCTAGCTGATTTAACACAAGGCTGTGTGGACTATATCGGTTTTAGCTACTATATGTCTTTTGCGATCAAAGATCATGATAAAGGTCCTGCCTTTGACTATGATGAATCAAAAGATCTAGTTAAAAATCCTTATGTAGAAGCTTCTGACTGGGGCTGGCAAATCGATCCGTTAGGCTTGCGTTATGCAATGAACTGGTTTAATGAACGCTATGAATTGCCGCTGTTTATCGTGGAAAATGGTTTTGGTGCCATTGATGAAGTCGAACCCGATGGTACGATCAACGATCAGTATCGAATCGATTATTTGAAAGCGCATATCGAAATGATGAAAGAAGCTGTTGAATACGATGGAATTCCATTGATCGGTTACACGCCTTGGGGCTTCATCGATTTAGTTTCTGCGGGAACAGGTGAGATGAAAAAACGTTATGGTTTTATCTATGTGGATAAAGATAATGAAGGCCAAGGAACCTTGGCACGTTCTAAGAAAAAATCATTTGACTGGTATCAACAAGTGATCAAGAGCAACGGTGAAATTCTTTAG
- a CDS encoding GAF domain-containing protein, whose product MIEPIQQKIDQIKEELHVDFAALALSTISDRTSIRVIRWKYVSGNMNQHYERIRLQVGKGIGGIVWRTGRSYQATNLQKKPEQLVELPITRMEKLETVLAYPVLNTGEVKGVLLVGYREVRDVSSELMTAAQDKANELEAYL is encoded by the coding sequence ATGATAGAGCCGATTCAACAAAAAATCGATCAAATCAAAGAAGAACTTCATGTTGATTTTGCGGCGCTAGCGCTGTCCACGATCAGTGACAGAACCAGTATACGAGTAATCCGTTGGAAATATGTGTCTGGCAATATGAATCAACACTATGAGCGGATTCGGTTACAAGTAGGCAAAGGGATTGGCGGAATCGTCTGGCGAACAGGTCGAAGCTATCAGGCAACCAATTTACAGAAAAAGCCTGAACAACTGGTCGAACTGCCGATCACTCGAATGGAAAAACTGGAAACGGTATTGGCTTATCCTGTTCTGAACACAGGAGAGGTCAAAGGTGTGTTGCTTGTCGGCTATCGTGAGGTAAGAGACGTTTCAAGTGAATTGATGACCGCTGCACAAGACAAAGCAAATGAGCTGGAGGCTTATTTATAG
- a CDS encoding transketolase, translating to MKELDNLGFGHFGGSLSIVETLAVLYGKVLDVSPERATDPNRDYFVLSKGHAGPALYATLFLKGYFDENFLFSLNQNGTRLPSHPDRNKTPGVDMTTGSLGQGISAATGIAKGNQLAGRNNFTYAIVGDGELNEGQCWEAFQFAAHQKLDHLIVLIDDNKKQLDGYTAEICDPLDFVEKMQAFGFNSWRVNGGDVSAIEAAIDHAKKVNGKPTAIVLDTVKGQGVPYFEELMDNHHVRPDEAGKIAIKESIESLAKKIEVNQ from the coding sequence ATGAAAGAGCTGGATAATCTTGGGTTTGGTCATTTTGGCGGCAGTCTGTCGATCGTTGAAACGTTAGCTGTTTTATATGGAAAGGTGCTTGATGTTTCTCCAGAACGAGCGACTGATCCGAATCGTGATTATTTTGTATTATCAAAAGGACACGCGGGTCCCGCGTTGTATGCGACGCTTTTTTTAAAAGGGTATTTTGATGAAAACTTTCTTTTTAGCTTAAATCAAAATGGGACGCGTTTACCATCTCATCCGGATCGAAACAAAACACCGGGTGTTGATATGACGACAGGATCATTGGGACAAGGCATTTCCGCTGCTACTGGGATCGCCAAAGGCAATCAGTTAGCTGGCCGAAATAATTTTACCTATGCAATCGTTGGTGACGGAGAATTGAATGAAGGCCAATGCTGGGAAGCGTTTCAGTTTGCTGCACATCAAAAGCTAGACCATTTGATCGTGTTGATCGATGATAATAAAAAGCAGCTGGATGGATATACTGCAGAGATTTGTGATCCACTTGATTTTGTTGAAAAAATGCAGGCGTTTGGGTTTAATAGCTGGCGGGTGAATGGTGGAGATGTGTCAGCTATAGAAGCAGCAATCGATCACGCGAAGAAAGTGAATGGAAAACCCACCGCGATCGTTTTGGATACAGTAAAAGGGCAAGGCGTTCCTTATTTTGAAGAGCTGATGGATAACCATCATGTTCGTCCCGATGAGGCAGGTAAAATAGCGATCAAAGAATCGATTGAAAGCTTAGCTAAAAAGATCGAGGTGAATCAGTGA
- a CDS encoding helix-turn-helix domain-containing protein, which translates to MEIKHLRTFLTLSDIRNFTRTAEQLHYAQSYVSTLIQQLEEELDTQLFERLGKKLI; encoded by the coding sequence ATGGAGATCAAGCATTTACGAACTTTTTTGACACTAAGCGACATTAGGAATTTTACCAGAACAGCTGAACAGCTTCATTATGCGCAATCCTATGTTTCAACGCTGATCCAGCAGCTTGAAGAAGAGCTTGATACGCAGCTTTTTGAAAGACTTGGAAAAAAATTAATTTGA
- a CDS encoding MurR/RpiR family transcriptional regulator: MFDLEKVQSLNELEMLVYHYTLEHMTTIPTLTIRQLSADCHVSTSTILRFCSKMGFDGFSELKYALKKEAEQKEHQSFEQYYTATIHVDSFLKRINQQTYYETLKPAITMITENRHVVFSGIGTSGILGSYGSRYFANMGINAYSIDDPFTPIPQRGFENTLAIILSVSGETSEVIKQVTDFKRSGAKVLSITNDEHSTIARLADYNISYYMPDERSLYADPFINITTQIPVIALIELLAHQASKEFSERNSQNRP; encoded by the coding sequence TTGTTTGATCTGGAGAAAGTTCAATCACTAAATGAGCTGGAAATGCTGGTCTATCATTACACGCTAGAGCACATGACAACGATTCCTACGTTAACGATCCGGCAATTATCTGCTGATTGTCATGTATCAACTTCAACTATTTTACGCTTTTGTTCAAAAATGGGCTTTGATGGCTTTTCAGAATTAAAATATGCACTTAAAAAAGAAGCTGAACAAAAAGAACACCAGTCTTTCGAGCAATATTATACTGCAACGATTCATGTTGATTCTTTTTTAAAACGAATCAATCAACAAACCTATTATGAAACGTTAAAACCAGCAATTACCATGATTACTGAAAATCGGCATGTCGTATTTTCAGGGATTGGAACCAGCGGCATTTTAGGAAGTTACGGCAGCCGTTATTTTGCGAATATGGGCATCAATGCCTATAGTATCGATGATCCCTTCACGCCTATTCCTCAAAGAGGATTCGAAAATACCTTAGCCATCATTCTTTCAGTTTCTGGAGAAACTTCTGAAGTGATCAAGCAGGTGACTGATTTCAAGCGTTCGGGCGCAAAAGTCTTGAGTATCACAAATGATGAGCATTCAACGATCGCCCGTTTAGCAGACTACAATATTTCCTATTATATGCCAGACGAACGATCATTATACGCGGATCCTTTTATCAATATTACCACTCAAATTCCTGTTATTGCTTTAATTGAACTGCTCGCTCATCAGGCAAGTAAGGAATTTTCAGAAAGAAATTCTCAAAATCGACCATAA
- a CDS encoding transketolase family protein: MKDLEMRQVYTQTLQELAEKDQSVLALEADLAGSMGTSKLKEKLGDRYINVGIMEAQEMSAAAGLAVTGFIPFIHTFAPFATRRSFDQVFISLGYAKNHAVIVGTDPGVTAEMNGGTHMPFEDVALMRVIPGNNVYEVSDPYQFKAILEYAHTAEGLFYIRTIRKQAKSLYQADQDFSKGYCRLKKGTHGTIFASGIMVEEALQAANALEEQGMSVQVIDLFRIKPMNEEVVIEAAKLGPIVTAENHNVIGGLGSAVAEIIAENHPTKMKRIGVKEQFGQVGKLDYLKEVYGLKAVDISNAMIELLK; the protein is encoded by the coding sequence ATGAAAGACTTAGAAATGCGTCAAGTTTATACTCAAACACTACAAGAGCTAGCAGAAAAAGATCAAAGCGTTTTAGCATTAGAGGCTGATTTGGCTGGATCGATGGGAACCAGCAAACTAAAAGAAAAGCTGGGCGATCGTTATATCAATGTAGGGATTATGGAAGCGCAGGAAATGAGTGCTGCTGCTGGATTAGCTGTAACGGGATTTATTCCATTTATCCATACCTTTGCGCCATTTGCGACGAGACGTTCATTTGATCAAGTATTTATCTCTCTTGGGTATGCCAAAAATCATGCAGTCATCGTTGGAACGGACCCTGGTGTTACAGCGGAAATGAATGGCGGTACGCATATGCCGTTTGAAGATGTAGCCTTGATGCGGGTGATTCCCGGAAACAATGTATATGAGGTTTCTGATCCTTATCAGTTCAAAGCTATTTTAGAATACGCACATACAGCTGAAGGACTTTTCTATATTCGGACCATTCGTAAGCAGGCAAAATCGTTGTATCAAGCAGATCAGGATTTCTCTAAAGGTTATTGTCGGTTAAAAAAAGGAACACATGGGACGATTTTTGCTAGTGGAATCATGGTAGAAGAAGCACTTCAAGCAGCTAATGCTTTAGAAGAACAAGGGATGTCAGTTCAAGTGATCGATTTGTTTAGGATCAAGCCGATGAATGAAGAAGTCGTAATCGAAGCTGCCAAACTAGGTCCGATCGTAACCGCAGAAAATCATAACGTGATTGGCGGACTAGGAAGTGCTGTAGCAGAAATCATTGCTGAAAATCATCCAACAAAAATGAAACGAATCGGTGTAAAAGAACAATTTGGTCAAGTGGGTAAGCTGGATTATTTGAAAGAAGTTTATGGATTAAAGGCTGTTGATATTTCAAATGCGATGATAGAGTTATTAAAATAA
- a CDS encoding cupin domain-containing protein produces the protein MNKVNLKEAVDQVTQLYVYEKIGVLNGHVLSVVNVENRTLDFHVHEESDELFYVIEGSFQLETEDGLTRLNTGEMIIVPKGIKHRPVVKDLTKFLMIELEGTLNKENSGDLYEA, from the coding sequence ATGAATAAAGTAAATTTAAAAGAAGCAGTTGATCAAGTAACACAGCTATATGTATATGAAAAAATCGGTGTGCTCAACGGACATGTACTAAGTGTGGTAAATGTCGAAAATCGAACACTTGATTTTCATGTACATGAAGAATCTGATGAACTATTTTATGTTATAGAAGGAAGTTTTCAGCTTGAAACAGAAGACGGATTGACTAGACTAAATACTGGCGAAATGATTATTGTACCCAAAGGAATAAAGCATCGTCCTGTGGTAAAAGACCTAACAAAATTTTTAATGATCGAGCTTGAAGGAACATTGAATAAAGAAAATAGCGGCGATTTATACGAAGCATAG
- a CDS encoding substrate-binding domain-containing protein, with the protein MTADGKSLIPYAKKMLALSADLEEQFSKETHGTIVIGATESICIHRLPEIISTFKTMHPDIELSIQIIDSPDFSSLLMDSQLDLALELNLQNQQTSFITEALLEEEIGVFAAADFELAQKSNPLIEDFADVPLLLTSKECVYRTLFEDELKAAEITPKIVFETSSVEAIKQTAISGLGVCVLPLITVKDELEKGTLVRINYQTDYKMMTQLIYHKDKWFSDYLKDFIQVIRTVIV; encoded by the coding sequence TTGACTGCTGACGGGAAGTCATTGATTCCTTATGCGAAAAAAATGCTTGCCCTCTCAGCAGATTTAGAAGAACAGTTTTCTAAAGAAACACATGGAACGATTGTGATCGGTGCGACTGAGTCTATCTGTATTCATCGTTTGCCTGAAATTATTTCAACATTCAAAACCATGCATCCGGATATCGAACTATCGATACAGATCATTGATTCTCCTGATTTTTCATCGTTACTTATGGACAGTCAGTTAGATCTTGCTCTGGAGTTAAATCTGCAAAATCAGCAGACCTCATTTATTACAGAGGCATTATTAGAAGAAGAGATCGGTGTGTTTGCTGCAGCAGATTTCGAGTTAGCTCAAAAATCTAATCCTCTCATCGAAGATTTTGCCGATGTTCCATTACTTTTAACTAGTAAAGAGTGTGTCTATCGAACTCTATTTGAAGATGAACTAAAAGCAGCAGAAATTACCCCAAAAATCGTTTTTGAGACTAGTAGTGTAGAAGCAATCAAACAAACGGCAATTAGTGGATTAGGTGTATGTGTACTGCCTCTGATCACAGTTAAGGATGAACTGGAAAAGGGGACGTTAGTTAGAATCAACTATCAGACTGACTATAAAATGATGACACAACTGATTTACCACAAAGACAAATGGTTCTCTGATTATCTAAAGGATTTTATCCAAGTGATAAGAACTGTTATTGTTTGA